In Periophthalmus magnuspinnatus isolate fPerMag1 chromosome 9, fPerMag1.2.pri, whole genome shotgun sequence, the sequence CAAGTCTACACCAAGTCTAAAATAGGTCTACTCCAGGACTAGTCCAGatctaaataaaaactgtagtcTTGTGTTGCCAGATGGTAGTTTattgatttagttttatttatttattacttctgAACTGGAGCACTGAGTGTGTATTCATAATGCAGTGTTCCTCCCTTCTCCAGATAGCAGTCGTGTTTGTACGAGCCCACTCTGAGTTTGCGCTGGCACACTCCGAGCAGGTCGTGGATCAGGAAGTCTTCATCGAACACCTCCAGCCGCAGCACATCGTTCTCCTGGGCCTTGAAGTAGGTGAACTCTTCCTCCCACCAGGGGTTGGCGTTGTTGTCCTTCACCGTGGTCTCCCCGAGCGCCGCAGGGCCACAGAATACCTTGACGTAGCCGTCTGTAATGCCCAGCAGGTCAGAGGGCAGGTCGCTGGCACGCAGGTTAAAGATCTTCACCTGAGCAAAGGACAGGGACACGCCCAGGAGGAGGACGAACAGGGAGGAATAGGAGATCATGACTGAGGGGGGAGGGGAAAACAGcgcagggagagagaaggttggatacagagagaaggggggggtTAATAATGACACATGAGGCACATAAATGCATCAGACTGTATCATATTAGCACACAAGCTCATTCATACAACAGcaagttaagtgtcttgcccaacagcAAAAGGATCAGAGATGGGACTTCCAACCCTTTGACTGGTGGGCGAAAGCTTAACTGctgagctactgctgccctAGTCTGGTCTAATTGTCTAATATAAGCTGGCCTTAAACAACTACTCAACAAAAATATCCTTTaaggaaatatattttattatgtgaAACATTTTATAACATATATTTAACAGGTTCAAGTGCTGTGTCCTAAAAGAGGCATAGTAAAATATGAGGAAAAGGGTTGAAATTGTTTACAAAAATGACTTCACACGTCTTTGCAAGAAGTTCCAGGTTGGATCCCTGAGACTCCCAAGCCTTCATGTGTGGAGTTAGCATGTTCTCTATGTATCTGAGTGTTTCCTCCAGGGTGTGGCATTACTCCTTCATtgagtcaaatacagaggacaagtTTTCCTACAGTGACAATGACAGGACAGTGACCTACAGATTACATCCATCCAATTTATTCCACTTATTCAGGTCCAGTTGTCTGAGAAATAATGCCAAGACGTTTTTCTCCGCACACACTTCTTCATGACCACAGGTAAGAGTGGGAACGTAGATGGATTTAAATGGAGTGCTTTGTCTTTTGACTCAGCTTTTTCTTAActacaacagtccgatacagagACCGCATCACTACAGAGGTTGCACCGATCTGATTGTCAATCTCATGTTCGATCCTTCACTCACTCGGAAACAAGACCCCGacatacttgaactcctctacTTGAGGCAAGAACCCTCCTCCCACCTGGGGATTGCAAGCCACCTTTTTACGATTGAGAACAATGGCCTTGGATTTATCCCTgctgcttcacacttggctcTAATTGTCCCAGTGCATGCTGCAGGTCAAACCTGTGGTCATCCTGTGGTCCTTGGACCAGACCCCCTTtagcccctgactgcgcctgtCCAGAAAtgcaatgaacagaactggtgagtAAGAGCAGCCATGACGGAGTCCAacgcacagatctgacttattgCCGGCAATTaccacagctcctgctccggccatacagggactggacagccctgaGCAAAGGGCTCCTGACCCCATACCCCGGAACACCCCCCGGGTAATTGAGGAGTGTTCCTTCTACCATCAAACAACATCCTAAGTCAACAGTTCTCCACCCCCACTGTAAacgtgttggtgaagcactgcatCCTGAGGCCCCCCATGTTCTCCCAGAATTTGTTTGAGGCCgaccaatagtcctcctccatggcctccctaaACTCCTCCCTGGTTTTTTGGTTACAGCGAAGTGGAATTGTCCTTTTATGATTCTCTGTCCTGGAGCGGACAGCAGGCTGGGTCCCACTCTATCAGACTGTACAGTGTGAACACAGCATCTGTGCAAACCTCACTATCTCACACCATGTACATCATGTACTACACTAAATCTCCACTGACACTGTCCACCagaggctcagtggttagaaaTCTTGTGTCCTTCTTGTGTCTTTAAGACACTTCACTTGCCTTGCTTAAGTTTGAATCTGGTGTAGGCATGAGTTATTGATGGTTATGCTATGGCTGGCAACTTACCAGCACCATGCATCTGTTACGATAATTACTCTATTGACTCTAGTGACTTTGAGaatctggaaaagtgctgtataagtCAAGTAAAAGAGTAAGTATTTGGCaaacaaaacatcaataatGCAAAAACCAGGTGTATCAAAAATAGACCAATATTGGAAAATAAGTTCAACAAAAGCATATTTCAAGCTGTTATATTGACTTgtcaacatgaagcttttgtcgCTTATTCACAGTGAAATAGCTGTTCAGTTTATGCtaaaaaataaagtagtaaactgcgagtaaaatgtgtccaaaagtaAATGTCTATAAATGTATCATCCCCACTACAATAAATGAATCACATTCAAATCTGAGAGTTATTcttaattttgaaaaatatacaaaagtgatTCATTTATATAACTTAGggtaaaatgaccaaaatcaaACTATGATGCTTGACTTACCCGCAGCGTGGATGTGTAGTCTGTCACGTCTGTCTCTGTCGCTCTGTGCTTTTAAACGCTCTGGCTCCTATCAGCAGAGGTGGTACCAAAGTTAGTTACATTtctcagttacttttacttgagtaactttttaataaagttttcaaAGTAGTTTTCAGACCCTATTAAGCAATATATTATACAGTGTGACAGTgtattaataaattaaaattaattttaaaaattataaaaaataggTGTGCGCTGGCTCCGATTTGAGGTACTTGataatatcacacaaaactgctATGATTACAAccagatgtttctgattacaaaatGTCAATAAAGGTATCAAGCTATCAGATCAAATGGCTCaaaccatgttttgtttttgtgtgtaggcagctcggtggctgagtggctcatgtctcacagcagagggtttggttcgatccccgggtcgcccagccctttctgtgtggagtttttcatgtttctcctcgtgtctggatgggtttcctccgggtactccagtttcccccatcaaccaaaacatgaacgccctttgagacaactgttgttgtgattttaggcgttacaaaaataaaatgaattgaattgaatgttaAGATAAACAAAAAGACTGTCATAGACTGTCCCTAATAATGTTGTGCTCAAGTAATTTCTTATTCTTAGTTGCAGTTATTTTTTCTAGAGTGTACTGAATTGTGAATTATGTTTCAAAAATGGTCTAAGCATAAATATGATTTTGATGCAACATCAGAAATAAAAAGCTGATGCTGCAggatgcattcttactgtggtaaatggtaaatggtcacatttttctatagctcttttccaccaGATATCTGACTGTTCAGTTACAGATGTAATGCCAAATTGCTCCAGTAGGTGTCTGTATGGGTGCAGTGAAGAGAGACGAACttatgcacatttttcactaacaaaatagtctgtatttttcACTAAAATAACCTGAAGTACATCTGCCAGTGatgtcatatttgttttggtttgtttgggagCTCGCCGCTCGCCCGGCCGCTCGCCCGGCCGCTCGCCCGGCCGCTCGCCCGGCCGCTCGCCCGGCCGCTCGCCCGGCCGCTCGCCCGGCCGCTCGCCCGGCCGCTCGCCCGGCCGCTCGCTGTGCTCCGGGTGTGTGCTCATCCtagtctcaatgctaatgctaactttcaTAAAAATACAGCCTTATTTTTTaagtgtagattatttcagtttttgctgttatTCATTTATAGGctctgaaattagcattagcattagcattatcaAGACCCTAAAACCAGTGActtacaccaggtctaaacaaagtctaaaccaggactaccacaggtctacaccaggtctaaacaaagtctaaaccaggactaccacaggtctacaccaggtctaaacaaagtctaaaccaggtccaaactaggtctaaaccatgtctaaacaaggactaccccaggtctaaaccaggtctaaaccaggtctaaaccaggactagtccagatctaaataaaaactgtagtcTTGTGTTGCCAGATGGTAGTTTattgatttagttttatttatttattacttctgAACTGGAGCACTGAGTGTGTATTCATAATGCAGTGTTCCTCCCTTCTTCAGATAGCAGTCGTGTTTGTACGAGCCCACTCTGAGCTGGCGCTGGCACACTCCGAGCAGGTCGTGGATCAGGATGTCGTCATCAAACACCTCCAGCCGCAGCACGTCATTCTCCTGGGCCTTGAAGTAGGTGAACTCTTCCTTCCACCAGGGGTTAAGATCATCGTTCCTCACCCCGGTCTGCCCCAGCGCTGCGGAGCCACAGAACACCTTGACATAGCCGTCCGTGGGGGACAAGAGGTCTGAGGGCAGGTCGCTGGCACGCAGGTTGTAGATCTTCACCTGAGCAAAGGACAGCGACACgcccaggaggaggaggagcagggaggaagaggagaccatgactgaggggggagggggagacagaggaggagggtggggaGACAAAAGGTCTTGTTAATGTAGACATTTTGAGTGGAAGGAACTAAGGGGGGGCTGAGGTCTTCAATGGTGCAACATGTTAATCTAAAGCCTTGCAACAGTCTAGCTCCACATCTGGACCAAATGTACATTTTGGGGTGGCCAGGTAAATAAATCTGATTTGTATCTTTGTTCAaactgtttatgttttgtttgtttttgtttttttagttgtcTTTATATTATCAATAAAATTCTTAATATCATAATATTACATAGCTGTGATTATCAGACTGTGATTATCAGGTCAGGCTTTGCaccttttcattgttttacttTGACGGTCACAATCTCCTGGGGTCAACATAACATCTGTGCAAAGCTCACTTTCTCACATCATGTATGTTCAACTGATACTGTCTGGCAGTGACTCAAGGGTTAAAGATCTTGTTGAGTATTTAGGCaggacacttcactcaccttgcTTAAGAGTCTGTTTAGGTTCATTAGGTCTGATATAATTATTCTTTAGGCTCTTATGCACACACGTCTGTTTATTTCATGCCTTGACGGTGTGGGCAGCCCCTTTTTGAAACACTCTTTCCTACTTGGTACTGTCCCaagtaggaagacagcaccatCTGCTGTCTGTCTTCTTCAGAACTGTATCCCAGCTGTGAGAAACGTGAGTACACTCCCTGTGACTTAATGTGAAAAAGAAACAACCAAAATATGCACCAGAGCCACTAAGCGACAAGCCGACTAAGAACAGCTTAAGTCCACAATCTCAGACACCAGCAAGAGTCAAAACCAGTTCATGGACTAGGATCATGCTAAACTCATAGGCACAGAGAGCAACAAGTACCATTGttggatcagggaggccatttaaatacagaaacacgCCCGCCAGACTGTAAATCGGGGCGACTTTCTCACATCTGGGACAGACCTGAAGAAGCTGGACAGCAGAAGTCGTCCTATTGTTCCAAGAAGGAGGCCAACTCCAGaatgtgtttaaatcagctgagcgcacacatcacagcaacatcacgtgacactTCTGAGGAAAGCGGCAGAGTGCAGCCCAAACTGATATGGAATAAACAGAGGTCCGTAGATAAGGAGATAAGCGACTGATGGTTATGCTATGGCTGGCAGTCCAGAATGGAAAGTGAATGAGTAATGCCCTGTCAATGGACTGTAATAttgactttgagcatctggaaaactGCTACCCTCTGAGCCAAAGTAAGAAAGTAATAAAAGAGTCAAAAAAAATAGTTGGCAGACAAAATATCTATAAAGCAAATGTCAGCTGTataaaaacatcaatatttGTTAACAAGTATagcataaattataactttttatactttatactcagTAGATTTTTGCAGGtgatacttgagtaactttttactcaTTCACACTCAAATCTAAGAGTCTTTATATTGATAGATAAGTActtcattcactcacacaaaGCAGGGGAAATTCAGGAAACTTCagagaaaaacatagaaaagtgATAGCTGACTCAAATCAAACTATGATACTTGATCTTACCTGCAGTGTGAGGTGTAGTCCGTCACGTCTCTGTCTCTCGATGGTTTTAAAGGCTCTGGCTCCTATCAGCAGAGGTGGTACAACTGCATtagttacagttacatttacttgagtaatttttttaataaacttctcagagtagttttcagatgccatacttttactcctattaCTAATATACTTGACAATGTAGCAGTGTtcttatttaagtaaaaaatgtggttactcttcccagtGTGAGTAAGTCTGcaagtgacaaaaactttatgttatcaataagaaatgatttgaacatttgtgttttttgcaccgCTCCCTCAGATATGATTaaatttgtctcatttttgtgcctGTTTAttgaaaataccaaattttgtgtattatttaatgttttcttcttcCAATTACATTCACGACAaactataaatcagatgttactcgttcagttactcttacttaagtaggtAGTTTCCTTACTCtttgtactttcacttgagtaattGCACATTTTGAGGTAATTGTTGCTCAGTGCAGCTTTTGGCCACTGTCCCCACCTCTATCAGTCTGATAAACACAGCCGCCTCACTCCCACCATTATGTCAGAAAAACAACTACACGCCCAATTCAGCTCaaagatacaaataaaaaagcaaaaagtgaAGCTTAAAATCAACAATATAGCCCAAGGTATACACACATGAGAAATAACAGCCTAGtaagaaaaataatataatataaacactacaatacaaaaacacaatttgtttAGCACCATGGATAGCGCCTCACCAAAAAGCATAataaaagtgcatatgacagggtggaagtacaagtagtaaagtactgcacttaagttgaatttttaggtatctgtacattttatagtgtacttttacttcactacatttgagagcaggtatctgtactttttactcactacatttttcaactgcactgaaaagtaaaaaagacttttcatgtgatttgtggggttattttttaccatgttcctgactaaaggtttcaagttcaagctttggctttgaacaaacaaaaataaatacacaaatttcATTCAAAAAGAAATTATTTCAGATTGCTAATGCtgactaaaatatgaataatttttcaatcaatatcactacatttaacacttgtgtgaaatacttttactttttacttttaaagtacCTTTAAATGGGTAATTAAatccttttacttaagtagatttttttcacgtgatacttttacttgagtatcgtTTTACCTCGAAACTGAGCACTTGATACATCACTGGACAGGTTAAACATCTCAGTTAAATGTAGTGAACATAAATAGATTTCAGATATTGCTAGTTTTCACTGGTTTAACAACTTGGATgatgtttataattttaatggTTGGAAagttattatttgacaaaaatatatatatgacaaCTCCTTTATTTGATATGAATGAATGTTATtgaattttgttgttgttgtttttttcattttcttccaaaacagctaataataaaaatttagcacaggtactatcccaccaaatgtTGTAGTAACAGGTGTGAAATTTGACTAATTAAAAATACTCCCATTACTGTAATTGAGTAGACTTTTGggataattgtactttttttgtaCTTGCACTTACAGTTACAATTACATGGCTTGAATTATACTCAATTGCAATTAGTTACGATTTAAAtattatgaatgaatgagtaCAGGACAAGTCGCAATCCACTAAAAACAGGTAAACTAACTGGAtctcctgctctgattggtcagagctCAGAGAAAATGTGGattgttttatacttttttgatTGATCAAATTTTGTATAAATAACTAATCCAAAATGCTTCTAGTACATTGAGTATTATTTTTCATGCgtactgtttacttttacttcagtacaatcTTGATAGCAGTACTTCTACTTGTAATTGAGTGCATTATTAGCCATGCAACTGTACATTTTCACTATTCTTTCTACCACTGAGcaataaatagaaaaacatacctgcagaaaacaaaactgattgAATTTTTAGCAAAAAATTAATAACCCAAAAGTTGATAAAAGTCTTACCATTTTTACTCTCTGTCCCACTTCCacaccagcagatggcgctaCATCCTAATCTTCTTACATAGCGGCAGAAGTGGCTACGCAAACTCTAAGCTAACGTTACAAAATGTCTCTTTTTCGCTTCTAAAGCATGAAAAGAAAAGTGATCCTCATCTGTGGTGTCCTGTTTCTCTTGGCCGGGTGTCTGACTCTTTATGCGCTGTGGAGATCCAAAGGTAACGCgggaaaaatactttaaaatcaacccggagctagcaggttagcctgAGATGCTAACACACAGGTGCGGTTTTGCAGAGGAGATGTCTGATCGCACTTTGGACTATTTCTGGAGCCTTGGTTTGATCAAAAGAGAAGATGCAGCGGACATCACCTGGGCCCACGCGGTGAACAGTAGAAGCAAACTGACGGAGGCTTTGAAAGGTGACAAGTCTGCTTTTTATGGAAACTactctattttaattattatttttttaactgtagCTATAATTTGCATTCCGTCAGAAcatatcatgattttttttcccctcacaaACCTTTGTAATATAATAACACACTTAACTCAGATACGATGAAAAGCATATTGATATTTGTATGacgacataaaaaataaagaacctccagaattcagtccctgagctgcagaggctgcactagcacagaTTCATgaggctgcaggtgctgaggtttaggtaaTGCCGATTCAAATCCTTTTTGTCACCACCTTACATCATATATAATGTTATTTGGATTAAGGGATACATCAACTTTACAGTCGTTATCAGTGAAGTCAATATTCACCATTTGAAATTTAGTGCTGTagaaaatttaaacattttaacaaataaaaaaataaaaataaaaattcggTTGGCAGTTTCCATGCTGAAAATCCAGTTGGTATTGACTTTACCCCACCCACTTTTTCCCAAATGTGACTAAACCACACCAGATAAGCCAGATAAGTggcaggttgtattattttgcagactcatgcaaaataatacaacctgaatagcCATGGCAGTGTCcacagcaacttctggaataaggtgaataaacctaaaatgacttccTCCGATCTGAATCACCAGCACTTGCagtcaatcatgaatcagtgctagtgcagcctctgcagctcagtgagtgaattctggaggttctgatctttcacatgaggcctgtccatatactgagaatgagaaaaacttgtctcttatatattttttaaaatttgtgatTGAGGTAGCTTTTTAACTGcaacaaattatttattttctgcatAATTTTCAAAAGGACGCAaacctgttttattttcatcacATTGCACATAATAATTCTAGTATATTTGTCAAAAATCACATCTTTCTCTCCAGATTCGCCCCTGATGCTTGAGGCTGACGTTCTAATGCGAGCTCTAGAACCTAAAGAGCCAATCATGGCCCACCCCCCACAGACAGACAGTGACATCACTCTGGAGGCGTGGCTTCAGGAGCTCAAAACTAACCACAAGGGGATCAAACTGGACTTTAAGAGGTCAGTTACCTAAAGCCTGCCAGACATTACAGGATAATTTGCCTAATTTAGGACCTGATTTTCTTCTCCCCGACTTTGGATCCTCGTATTTTGAATACGCTGTGCTCCTCGTGCGTTGTCAGTGCGACTCTG encodes:
- the LOC117376496 gene encoding perforin-1-like, whose product is MISYSSLFVLLLGVSLSFAQVKIFNLRASDLPSDLLGITDGYVKVFCGPAALGETTVKDNNANPWWEEEFTYFKAQENDVLRLEVFDEDFLIHDLLGVCQRKLRVGSYKHDCYLEKGGTLHYEYTLSAPVQN